A window of bacterium genomic DNA:
AGCAGCTTCTCCCGCAGAAAATCGTGTTCCTGCAGATAGATGTCCTTGGCGTGCGCACTGAAGCTGTAGCCGGTGCCGGTGAGCCACTTTGCGAAATAGGCCACCGTGGTCGGGCCGTGACTGAAATGCGCGTAGAAGTGGGCGATGCTGACGCGGCCGGCGCGCGCCGGGCCTTTGCTGTCCGGCAGCATCAGGAAATTCTGCACGAGATACGCCGCCTGCGCAAACCGCTTGATGGTCGACGAGCTGCGCTGGCGCAGGCTGCGCAACGCGGCATAGCGGAAGGCCTGCCAGTAGACCTCGGGCCGCCGCCACCACAAGCGCAGGTTGGCCTTGAGAAAGGCGCGCGCTTCCGGCCAGAAATAGTCCGGAATGTAGGTGACGCGTGCCTGCACGCGGCGTACGTTTTCGTGAATTTTGGCTTCACCGGGATTGCGCAGCGCGAAAATGTGCAGCTTGAAACCGAGCTGCTCGAGCAGCAGAATCTCGTTGGTGATGAATGTTTCGGAAAGCCGCGGGTAACCTTTCAAGATCACCGCCACGACCTTCGTTGTTGTCTTGCTCATGACGCACTCTGCATTTCTGTAGCCCTGCACACGGGTTGTTTCCGCTTGCACCGGCAGTGAGCCTGCAACCGGCCTCAGAATCCTTCGAAGATCGTCTTCTCGCTCAGGCGCACGGTCACGCCGCTGACCTCGAGCGTGCCGGCCTCGGGATTGAGGCACTGGATGGCGCCCTGCAGTTCTTCGATGTTGAAGCTTTTGCGCTCCTTGACCTTGAGCTTCGCGGGCAGGAAGCCATAGGCGCGCGAATAGGTGCCCTTGATCTTGACCACATCGCCTGGTTGGATGGCCTGCAAGCCGGTATCCTGGCGGGTCACGTCTTTGATCAGCGCGGTGGCGGGTACGGCAAAATCGCGGTTGAGCATGCGCAGCGCATGCCTGGCCGCATCGAGTTGCTGCACCACGCCTTCGAATTCGGCCTCATAATCGCCGGGCTTGGGCGTGATGTCGAG
This region includes:
- a CDS encoding DUF5666 domain-containing protein encodes the protein MHQIVGFEHLKVGQRVKIKGRSEQDGAFLALDITPKPGDYEAEFEGVVQQLDAARHALRMLNRDFAVPATALIKDVTRQDTGLQAIQPGDVVKIKGTYSRAYGFLPAKLKVKERKSFNIEELQGAIQCLNPEAGTLEVSGVTVRLSEKTIFEGF